From Alteromonas australica, one genomic window encodes:
- a CDS encoding flagellar hook assembly protein FlgD produces the protein MDTINNSGLDTDLYWQEETVKIADGTEQQLSQEDFFAMLTEQLANQDPTAPVDNDQMVAQMTSFTMADGISQLNDKFESFAASMTSNQALQASSLIGQNVLVQGNIGHMAAQGDGLSGVVVNEQTVQNMKINIENQYGEVIKTIDAGTQAAGNIAFEWDGKDTQGNDMPEGDYVITATGEVDGENTQLSTAVNRHVGSVSLAGSGQGVILNLAGDVSINLDDVIQIGS, from the coding sequence GTGGATACGATTAATAACAGCGGGCTCGACACCGACCTTTATTGGCAGGAAGAAACCGTCAAGATTGCAGATGGCACTGAACAACAGTTATCGCAAGAAGACTTCTTTGCAATGCTTACAGAACAGTTAGCGAACCAAGATCCCACTGCACCCGTGGATAACGATCAAATGGTTGCGCAGATGACATCATTCACTATGGCGGATGGTATTTCGCAATTAAACGATAAGTTCGAATCGTTTGCCGCCTCCATGACGTCTAATCAGGCGCTACAAGCATCCAGCCTTATAGGACAGAACGTATTGGTTCAGGGCAATATTGGACACATGGCAGCGCAAGGTGATGGGCTTTCAGGCGTAGTTGTGAATGAGCAAACCGTTCAAAACATGAAAATAAATATTGAGAACCAGTATGGAGAGGTGATTAAAACCATAGATGCTGGAACCCAAGCCGCAGGCAATATCGCATTTGAGTGGGACGGGAAAGACACTCAGGGGAATGATATGCCTGAAGGGGATTATGTCATTACCGCAACCGGTGAAGTGGATGGTGAAAACACCCAATTGTCTACAGCAGTTAATCGTCATGTAGGCAGCGTAAGCCTGGCCGGTAGCGGACAGGGCGTCATTTTAAATTTGGCTGGTGATGTCAGTATCAATCTTGATGACGTCATTCAGATAGGCAGTTAG